The following is a genomic window from Oscarella lobularis chromosome 2, ooOscLobu1.1, whole genome shotgun sequence.
TCCACTCGACTGAAACACGCCTCGATGCTCACTTTGACATTTCTTGACAGCATGCAGTAATGATCACTTGGAATCAATAACAGTTTCCTTAACGTGTCTGTGCACTTCGAGCGTCCACGTCTTGTTGTCACCGATCCCCCAGCCGCTCTGTCAATTGCCGCGCGATCATATGCAAGGGGATGCTTGACGAGATCTtgaagcgacgacgcacTTAAGTATAAATCTCCACCTAGTATCGTGCCCGGACTTCTTTCGTCTAAGACTTTCATCGTCATTGAAACCATTTCTTCTAGAAATTCCAAACATTCCTTTTCGGAGAGAACGGGACCGCGCGCGACGATGTCAATCTGGTCTCCTCCTTCGTGCAATTCGATCAGTCcttcaattttgaaattAGTCACTAGCTTCTCCAAGACCATTCCATCTTTCCAGATCATTGGACATGGATCGAGAGACACGACTGATCGCGtctgaagaaaaggaatcgTTCCGGGAACGATTATGTCTGTATCGTCTCTACATTGAAGGCGACGGCCTACATATACAGTCATATCCTCCTTGTGTTTCCACATGGCGTTTCGGAGTCGTTCTTCTATAAGAGCTGGGAATCGAAAAGCGTTCTCCTTGTCGGGCACTCGATAACACACTTCGAGAGCACAAAGTATTTCCATTACTTCATCAATAGACATGTGCTTATTCTTGTTAAATTGTCGGAGTGCTTCGTTGACTCGCTCAAGGCTCACTgatccgtcgtcgatctctTCCATGTAAATAGGGAAGTCATTAGGCGACATGAGAGGACCAATGACGTTGTGACACAGCCAAGACGGATTCAAGATAACGTACTTGTCAATCGCAATAATCTAGAACTGTCGATTGTAGAAGAATTACAAACGCAATACTAGCTCACCTCTCCTATCCCATCGAGGAACTGAACGATGCGATTCAGTGTATCTTTCGGTAGGCCTCTGAAAATATTCCAATCGAtaagaagacaaaagaagCCGGTTCGAAGAAAGTGACGACAGCTCATTGCTTTTATCTACAGCGAGGTACGAATCAatatgtttaattaatctgaTAATTGAGTGGGACGACAAATACCGTTTCTTTGGAAAGGTCCAACTCGTCCAGTATCTCATCATCTTCAACACGTATAGAAAACgattcctcttcttcttcgtcctcttcgtcctcttcaaCCTTTCTAAATCTGCGTTAgcaagattaattaaaacacaATAGTCAGAGTGCCAGTCAGAGTACGAGCTAAACGCACCTGATAAAGTGAGGAAGACGGTTTGCATTTGCCAGGGAAACAAGAGGATCCGACGCCTCTACAATTTCCCGCAATTCgtgaagaaacgacgactgaATTTCGTCCACAATTTTAGGAACACCCGTCGCTCTCTAGATATAAACTATGCTTTTCCTAACTAACGTAAGCCTCGTGTCTATCAAACCTCGATGCATTCTTCTTTCACATGACCAATGTATTCTCGGAGTCTCTGCATCGTCTCTGACACGCTTACACGACAATCCAGAACGAACGTTTCGtcagagaaaatgaaatactTTCCAAATTTAGCCTTCAGTGAATTAAGCAGACGTTTCATCACGCCTCGTCCATCGGTCTTGTCTCCTCTGCTTCCAATTATTATCACGTTGTTTTTGCTTGAAGATCCAACGCTGCATTTCGTTAGCGACAGCCAATACGACGACCGGAATCGTATCTCTTGTTCCGATTCGGTtaagtcgacgacgagaagatagAGCGTGTTTGACTCCGACAAGAAAAGACTGTGCGTTTTGTGAAAATTCGATTGACCGGCGAAATCGCAAAACACCACTTCGCCAGCCCCATCGACAATTGCTctcacgacgtcgacgccagccgtacgaagagaaggatccgtcgaatcgtcgacgcgaatttcGCTCTCGAACGAGAGTCTTCCTTCCGCTTGTTTGCGTCGTAACGACTTCATCAGAGTCGTCTTTCCTGCTCCTCCCTTGCCGATTAGACACACTTTAAGTTTTGAAGGCTTCGTTATTCCCAATTCGAGCAATTTCGAGTACTGACACTTGTTCTAAATACcaattaattagagaaaacGGCGATCAAAGAATCGTGCGTTTACCCAAGCGTCTCGTAAGGTCTTCCTCATCTCTCCCGCAGCGTACTCGTACGGAAGCTTTCCGTCCTAAAAGAGATCTGCTTTGAAGCAGCTAACTAAACGGTATTCTGACGTTATCGCGCCAATCAGGATTTGCTCCCTTCTCAATGAAGAAGTCGTAATACTCCGTCAGTCTCAACAGCCGAGGAGGTTCTTCAAATCTTGAATATTTGGCGATGACATGAAGAACGCTTTCCTTAGACTCCTATATAAATACTTAAAAAGTATATGAGACGAGTACTAATCTATATACCACTGATACGGCTGTTACACTCGCTCCGGCTAACACTAGTCTCTTGAGTGTCTCGAGACACGAATGATTAGTAACGTAATCTAAATTTTCCAGAAAATACGACAAAGCTTCCACACCAAACTAAATGTGAAACAAAGCTGGCGTGATGGCTATATAGAATGACTGTTTGTACCTTGTCAAAGACAGTAACGTCAACGCCACTATCAAGTAAATCTTTGATAATGCTCATCGTTTCATTAATATCATAATGGGTTCTTCTTTTGCATGCATTGTGCAACGCTGTTTGTTGATTCTACACAACGTCCAAAGTCATCGACTCATACTTAGCTTTACAATAACTCAACTTCGTTTTTGGCATTAACAAGACAATTTTGCTGTTTCAGTAGCAAACGTAGAGCCTTGCCATCTTTTTGAAAACATGCTGCCATCAACAGAGTATTGCCTCgctaaataaaaaacgtcACGAAACTGCTTTCAAATTACCATGGTACGTGTCGGTGCTCACAACATCTCTGTCGTTTACGTTTGCTCCGTTGGCGAGAAGATATCGTGTAACTTTAACCCCTCCCGATAAGTGGAGCAACGATTCACCAAGCTATTCCCAAAAGATTTATTAATTACTTAGCAATCAGGTAATCACGTTGAAAACTAACACGCGTTCGCTGCGAAAGAGAACACCCGTTAGCGACAAGACGCTTCACAACCGAGAGATGATTTCTTCTGCACGCCATCATCAAAGCACTTTCGCCGTTCTAAACAGTTAAACGTCTATCTCCTGACAAAAGTCGTTCACACGTCAATCACCTCGTCAATTTCATTTACTGCTATTCCACAATCTAATAAATAATGCGCGACACCTTCGTGATCACTGTTGCAAGCCagatgaagaagattttTTCCATCCTTTATACATCTCAATTATTCTCAAACCCCATCCCCCGTGAGCGTACTTATCCTGTTGTACCTTCGTTTTGAACTCAAGACTAAACCCGAGTTCAAGAAGTCTGGTAACAATTCCAAGAATGCCTTTATCACAAGCAAACTTCAAAAGAGATTCTTTGAGCTGAGCCTTATAATTACGTAATTCACAATATTTGCATTAACAAATTGAGAAGCCCTTACGTCACTTGATTTGTCATACTTGAAGCAGTAATCCAGTAGAACATGACCAACACAAAAATTCTCAGATAAATGCCTTAGATCAACCTACGCAATGAGAGATAATGAATAATATTATGAATTTAAACGGCTACATTGGTAACCTTATTTTGCTGCGTGAAATCAAAACCCCGTTCAACAAGACGATCAAAAACACGTACAGCATCCTTTTCACAGGCCATACTGAaaagctcttcttcgctctTACCAAAACATACTCATTGTTACGTGATAAAAGATAGTACTACTTTACCATTTCAACTACTCCCCTATTCATTAGAACGATTGCCGCTTCTTCACTGTTGAAGAAGTAAGGAAGCAACGACAACCAAGCCTACAAATGAACGTACAATACCGACAGACTAATGTTCACTGTCACACACAACCTGATCTTTGCTGCCAGTGTGAGAAAGACGATGCTC
Proteins encoded in this region:
- the LOC136183564 gene encoding uncharacterized protein isoform X4 → MYDYRKEYRRLYFLASLDATVKKWHHGEKTALMKACHEGAVSQVKELVVEGTKKPGWIHIHNEKGETALHFGCLSGNAEICSILIDNGASIEAADSEGRRPLHWACEHDKLEVVKLLLHRGAELEAQRGGGYFGRPTMDYYAATPFVMSSKAGNVEIMKYLVAARCRVRAVDYFGYNALHLALRGGKREAVQYLLSDVFQVKDLPKEWVCTVFHCACQGGLFEVAKTFVKEHGSQILEQRDEFGMTSYLNCVTSGNWELIGWMKSRGCNVAVRNGWGDTALHLCLMCGDENAFLRLFESIAKEIGKTISKGKVSCAEKCLEIRNDDGETLFLLACKKGLLKAVNFLLELNCRWQAKNKWGASGLHVSCEMGHVPVVEVLLNKCEFDLDKTDDKDETALMKGARSGNLTVVQMLMKKKEQWDLGHRNAENESIFTLACNGREPDDDQVAHYFLNCGDANFDGDGMLMAACRSGLLSIVEHLFERGYSLNQRNEAKQSLVHLACEYRQLEVAHFLVEHKVDLDVVDAEGYTALAYACESGLFSIVKCLVQKGCSLTVKTKHWGQGLLHLCCGESGNLSVAEFLVERGVEIHSTDNDGKTPIMLACQRGNLAIVEYLHRHGSFSLTQETALFHLSIGSKYCPWGSPNVSNYLIGIVSNDYLSKSDSRGNTPLMLACESGLLSTVKCLVARGCSLTTNGESLLRIACENGHEHVAEYLLNLNIDWYQLDEITSLQKSAFMGGTVNVLRTLLEHRLSHTGSKDQAWLSLLPYFFNSEEAAIVLMNRGVVEMSEEELFSMACEKDAVRVFDRLVERGFDFTQQNKVDLRHLSENFCVGHVLLDYCFKYDKSSDAQLKESLLKFACDKGILGIVTRLLELGFSLEFKTKDGKNLLHLACNSDHEGVAHYLLDCGIAVNEIDENGESALMMACRRNHLSVVKRLVANGCSLSQRTRLGESLLHLSGGVKVTRYLLANGANVNDRDVRGNTLLMAACFQKDGKALRLLLKQQNCLVNAKNENQQTALHNACKRRTHYDINETMSIIKDLLDSGVDVTVFDKFGVEALSYFLENLDYVTNHSCLETLKRLVLAGASVTAVSVESKESVLHVIAKYSRFEEPPRLLRLTEYYDFFIEKGANPDWRDNDGKLPYEYAAGEMRKTLRDAWNKCQYSKLLELGITKPSKLKVCLIGKGGAGKTTLMKSLRRKQAEGRLSFESEIRVDDSTDPSLRTAGVDVVRAIVDGAGEVVFCDFAGQSNFHKTHSLFLSESNTLYLLVVDLTESEQEIRFRSSYWLSLTKCSVGSSSKNNVIIIGSRGDKTDGRGVMKRLLNSLKAKFGKYFIFSDETFVLDCRVSVSETMQRLREYIGHVKEECIERATGVPKIVDEIQSSFLHELREIVEASDPLVSLANANRLPHFIRFRKVEEDEEDEEEEESFSIRVEDDEILDELDLSKETIKAMSCRHFLRTGFFCLLIDWNIFRGLPKDTLNRIVQFLDGIGEIIAIDKYVILNPSWLCHNVIGPLMSPNDFPIYMEEIDDGSVSLERVNEALRQFNKNKHMSIDEVMEILCALEVCYRVPDKENAFRFPALIEERLRNAMWKHKEDMTVYVGRRLQCRDDTDIIVPGTIPFLQTRSVVSLDPCPMIWKDGMVLEKLVTNFKIEGLIELHEGGDQIDIVARGPVLSEKECLEFLEEMVSMTMKVLDERSPGTILGGDLYLSASSLQDLVKHPLAYDRAAIDRAAGGSVTTRRGRSKCTDTLRKLLLIPSDHYCMLSRNVKVSIEACFSRVDFSRVGVELGRKLGMPMADVMICKDCPGRFLARWSEGLDAKIPLFASCARELGLRDILAVLRDDVPSIEVLECQEDPVSRSGDDHAAQAIAVTSDSSDCVSFETQIVEEKHINALKSSIVENEDELVELAMAFGWKHAEGQQFCTDYKEKKLRMKFFLLVEKWTAKLGEAATIGKLISALGDIEKGGKAKRILESQFQ
- the LOC136183564 gene encoding uncharacterized protein isoform X2 — protein: MYDYRKEYRRLYFLASLDATVKKWHHGEKTALMKACHEGAVSQVKELVVEGTKKPGWIHIHNEKGETALHFGCLSGNAEICSILIDNGASIEAADSEGRRPLHWACEHDKLEVVKLLLHRGAELEAQRGGGYFGRPTMDYYAATPFVMSSKAGNVEIMKYLVAARCRVRAVDYFGYNALHLALRGGKREAVQYLLSDVFQVKDLPKEWVCTVFHCACQGGLFEVAKTFVKEHGSQILEQRDEFGMTSYLNCVTSGNWELIGWMKSRGCNVAVRNGWGDTALHLCLMCGDENAFLRLFESIAKEIGKTISKGKVSCAEKCLEIRNDDGETLFLLACKKGLLKAVNFLLELNCRWQAKNKWGASGLHVSCEMGHVPVVEVLLNKCEFDLDKTDDKDETALMKGARSGNLTVVQMLMKKKEQWDLGHRNAENESIFTLACNGREPDDDQVAHYFLNCGDANFDGDGMLMAACRSGLLSIVEHLFERGYSLNQRNEAKQSLVHLACEYRQLEVAHFLVEHKVDLDVVDAEGYTALAYACESGLFSIVKCLVQKGCSLTVKTKHWGQGLLHLCCGESGNLSVAEFLVERGVEIHSTDNDGKTPIMLACQRGNLAIVEYLHRHGSFSLTVRTKQETALFHLSIGSKYCPWGSPNVSNYLIGIVSNDYLSKSDSRGNTPLMLACESGLLSTVKCLVARGCSLTTNGESLLRIACENGHEHVAEYLLNLNIDWYQLDEITSLQKSAFMGGTVNVLRTLLEHRLSHTGSKDQAWLSLLPYFFNSEEAAIVLMNRGVVEMSEEELFSMACEKDAVRVFDRLVERGFDFTQQNKVDLRHLSENFCVGHVLLDYCFKYDKSSDAQLKESLLKFACDKGILGIVTRLLELGFSLEFKTKDGKNLLHLACNSDHEGVAHYLLDCGIAVNEIDENGESALMMACRRNHLSVVKRLVANGCSLSQRTRLGESLLHLSGGVKVTRYLLANGANVNDRDVRGNTLLMAACFQKDGKALRLLLKQQNCLVNAKNENQQTALHNACKRRTHYDINETMSIIKDLLDSGVDVTVFDKFGVEALSYFLENLDYVTNHSCLETLKRLVLAGASVTAVSVESKESVLHVIAKYSRFEEPPRLLRLTEYYDFFIEKGANPDWRDNDGKLPYEYAAGEMRKTLRDAWNKCQYSKLLELGITKPSKLKVCLIGKGGAGKTTLMKSLRRKQAEGRLSFESEIRVDDSTDPSLRTAGVDVVRAIVDGAGEVVFCDFAGQSNFHKTHSLFLSESNTLYLLVVDLTESEQEIRFRSSYWLSLTKCSVGSSSKNNVIIIGSRGDKTDGRGVMKRLLNSLKAKFGKYFIFSDETFVLDCRVSVSETMQRLREYIGHVKEECIERATGVPKIVDEIQSSFLHELREIVEASDPLVSLANANRLPHFIRFRKVEEDEEDEEEEESFSIRVEDDEILDELDLSKETIKAMSCRHFLRTGFFCLLIDWNIFRGLPKDTLNRIVQFLDGIGEIIAIDKYVILNPSWLCHNVIGPLMSPNDFPIYMEEIDDGSVSLERVNEALRQFNKNKHMSIDEVMEILCALEVCYRVPDKENAFRFPALIEERLRNAMWKHKEDMTVYVGRRLQCRDDTDIIVPGTIPFLQTRSVVSLDPCPMIWKDGMVLEKLVTNFKIEGLIELHEGGDQIDIVARGPVLSEKECLEFLEEMVSMTMKVLDERSPGTILGGDLYLSASSLQDLVKHPLAYDRAAIDRAAGGSVTTRRGRSKCTDTLRKLLLIPSDHYCMLSRNVKVSIEACFSRVDFSRVGVELGRKLGMPMADVMICKDCPGRFLARWSEGLDAKIPLFASCARELGLRDILAVLRDDVPSIEVLECQEDPVSRSGDDHAAQAIAVTSDSSDCVSFETQIVEEKHINALKSSIVENEDELVELAMAFGWKHAEGQQFCTDYKEKKLRMKFFLLVEKWTAKLGEAATIGKLISALGDIEKGGKAKRILESQFQ
- the LOC136183564 gene encoding uncharacterized protein isoform X3; protein product: MYDYRKEYRRLYFLASLDATVKKWHHGEKTALMKACHEGAVSQVKELVVEGTKKPGWIHIHNEKGETALHFGCLSGNAEICSILIDNGASIEAADSEGRRPLHWACEHDKLEVVKLLLHRGAELEAQRGGGYFGRPTMDYYAATPFVMSSKAGNVEIMKYLVAARCRVRAVDYFGYNALHLALRGGKREAVQYLLSDVFQVKDLPKEWVCTVFHCACQGGLFEVAKTFVKEHGSQILEQRDEFGMTSYLNCVTSGNWELIGWMKSRGCNVAVRNGWGDTALHLCLMCGDENAFLRLFESIAKEIGKTISKGKVSCAEKCLEIRNDDGETLFLLACKKGLLKAVNFLLELNCRWQAKNKWGASGLHVSCEMGHVPVVEVLLNKCEFDLDKTDDKDETALMKGARSGNLTVVQMLMKKKEQWDLGHRNAENESIFTLACNGREPDDDQVAHYFLNCGDANFDGDGMLMAACRSGLLSIVEHLFERGYSLNQRNEAKQSLVHLACEYRQLEVAHFLVEHKVDLDVVDAEGYTALAYACESGLFSIVKCLVQKGCSLTVKTKHWGQGLLHLCCGESGNLSVAEFLVERGVEIHSTDNDGKTPIMLACQRGNLAIVEYLHRHGSFSLTVRTKQETALFHLSIGSKYCPWGSPNVSNYLIGIVSNDYLSKSDSRGNTPLMLACESGLLSTVKCLVARGCSLTTNGESLLRIACENGHEHVAEYLLNLNIDWYQLDEITSLQKSAFMGGTVNVLRTLLEHRLSHTGSKDQAWLSLLPYFFNSEEAAIVLMNRGVVEMSEEELFSMACEKDAVRVFDRLVERGFDFTQQNKVDLRHLSENFCVGHVLLDYCFKYDKSSDAQLKESLLKFACDKGILGIVTRLLELGFSLEFKTKDGKNLLHLACNSDHEGVAHYLLDCGIAVNEIDENGESALMMACRRNHLSVVKRLVANGCSLSQRTRLGESLLHLSGGVKVTRYLLANGANVNDRDVRGNTLLMAACFQKDGKALRLLLKQQNCLVNAKNENQQTALHNACKRRTHYDINETMSIIKDLLDSGVDVTVFDKFGVEALSYFLENLDYVTNHSCLETLKRLVLAGASVTAVSVESKESVLHVIAKYSRFEEPPRLLRLTEYYDFFIEKGANPDWRDNDGKLPYEYAAGEMRKTLRDAWNKCQYSKLLELGITKPSKLKVCLIGKGGAGKTTLMKSLRRKQAEGRLSFESEIRVDDSTDPSLRTAGVDVVRAIVDGAGEVVFCDFAGQSNFHKTHSLFLSESNTLYLLVVDLTESEQEIRFRSSYWLSLTKCSVGSSSKNNVIIIGSRGDKTDGRGVMKRLLNSLKAKFGKYFIFSDETFVLDCRVSVSETMQRLREYIGHVKEECIERATGVPKIVDEIQSSFLHELREIVEASDPLVSLANANRLPHFIRKVEEDEEDEEEEESFSIRVEDDEILDELDLSKETIKAMSCRHFLRTGFFCLLIDWNIFRGLPKDTLNRIVQFLDGIGEIIAIDKYVILNPSWLCHNVIGPLMSPNDFPIYMEEIDDGSVSLERVNEALRQFNKNKHMSIDEVMEILCALEVCYRVPDKENAFRFPALIEERLRNAMWKHKEDMTVYVGRRLQCRDDTDIIVPGTIPFLQTRSVVSLDPCPMIWKDGMVLEKLVTNFKIEGLIELHEGGDQIDIVARGPVLSEKECLEFLEEMVSMTMKVLDERSPGTILGGDLYLSASSLQDLVKHPLAYDRAAIDRAAGGSVTTRRGRSKCTDTLRKLLLIPSDHYCMLSRNVKVSIEACFSRVDFSRVGVELGRKLGMPMADVMICKDCPGRFLARWSEGLDAKIPLFASCARELGLRDILAVLRDDVPSIEVLECQEDPVSRSGDDHAAQAIAVTSDSSDCVSFETQIVEEKHINALKSSIVENEDELVELAMAFGWKHAEGQQFCTDYKEKKLRMKFFLLVEKWTAKLGEAATIGKLISALGDIEKGGKAKRILESQFQ
- the LOC136183564 gene encoding uncharacterized protein isoform X5 translates to MSSKAGNVEIMKYLVAARCRVRAVDYFGYNALHLALRGGKREAVQYLLSDVFQVKDLPKEWVCTVFHCACQGGLFEVAKTFVKEHGSQILEQRDEFGMTSYLNCVTSGNWELIGWMKSRGCNVAVRNGWGDTALHLCLMCGDENAFLRLFESIAKEIGKTISKGKVSCAEKCLEIRNDDGETLFLLACKKGLLKAVNFLLELNCRWQAKNKWGASGLHVSCEMGHVPVVEVLLNKCEFDLDKTDDKDETALMKGARSGNLTVVQMLMKKKEQWDLGHRNAENESIFTLACNGREPDDDQVAHYFLNCGDANFDGDGMLMAACRSGLLSIVEHLFERGYSLNQRNEAKQSLVHLACEYRQLEVAHFLVEHKVDLDVVDAEGYTALAYACESGLFSIVKCLVQKGCSLTVKTKHWGQGLLHLCCGESGNLSVAEFLVERGVEIHSTDNDGKTPIMLACQRGNLAIVEYLHRHGSFSLTVRTKQETALFHLSIGSKYCPWGSPNVSNYLIGIVSNDYLSKSDSRGNTPLMLACESGLLSTVKCLVARGCSLTTNGESLLRIACENGHEHVAEYLLNLNIDWYQLDEITSLQKSAFMGGTVNVLRTLLEHRLSHTGSKDQAWLSLLPYFFNSEEAAIVLMNRGVVEMSEEELFSMACEKDAVRVFDRLVERGFDFTQQNKVDLRHLSENFCVGHVLLDYCFKYDKSSDAQLKESLLKFACDKGILGIVTRLLELGFSLEFKTKDGKNLLHLACNSDHEGVAHYLLDCGIAVNEIDENGESALMMACRRNHLSVVKRLVANGCSLSQRTRLGESLLHLSGGVKVTRYLLANGANVNDRDVRGNTLLMAACFQKDGKALRLLLKQQNCLVNAKNENQQTALHNACKRRTHYDINETMSIIKDLLDSGVDVTVFDKFGVEALSYFLENLDYVTNHSCLETLKRLVLAGASVTAVSVESKESVLHVIAKYSRFEEPPRLLRLTEYYDFFIEKGANPDWRDNDGKLPYEYAAGEMRKTLRDAWNKCQYSKLLELGITKPSKLKVCLIGKGGAGKTTLMKSLRRKQAEGRLSFESEIRVDDSTDPSLRTAGVDVVRAIVDGAGEVVFCDFAGQSNFHKTHSLFLSESNTLYLLVVDLTESEQEIRFRSSYWLSLTKCSVGSSSKNNVIIIGSRGDKTDGRGVMKRLLNSLKAKFGKYFIFSDETFVLDCRVSVSETMQRLREYIGHVKEECIERATGVPKIVDEIQSSFLHELREIVEASDPLVSLANANRLPHFIRFRKVEEDEEDEEEEESFSIRVEDDEILDELDLSKETIKAMSCRHFLRTGFFCLLIDWNIFRGLPKDTLNRIVQFLDGIGEIIAIDKYVILNPSWLCHNVIGPLMSPNDFPIYMEEIDDGSVSLERVNEALRQFNKNKHMSIDEVMEILCALEVCYRVPDKENAFRFPALIEERLRNAMWKHKEDMTVYVGRRLQCRDDTDIIVPGTIPFLQTRSVVSLDPCPMIWKDGMVLEKLVTNFKIEGLIELHEGGDQIDIVARGPVLSEKECLEFLEEMVSMTMKVLDERSPGTILGGDLYLSASSLQDLVKHPLAYDRAAIDRAAGGSVTTRRGRSKCTDTLRKLLLIPSDHYCMLSRNVKVSIEACFSRVDFSRVGVELGRKLGMPMADVMICKDCPGRFLARWSEGLDAKIPLFASCARELGLRDILAVLRDDVPSIEVLECQEDPVSRSGDDHAAQAIAVTSDSSDCVSFETQIVEEKHINALKSSIVENEDELVELAMAFGWKHAEGQQFCTDYKEKKLRMKFFLLVEKWTAKLGEAATIGKLISALGDIEKGGKAKRILESQFQ